CTCCTCCTGGCCCCCGGCGGCAGCCACCGGCTCGGCCTCCATCAGGTCGGCCACTGTGCATCCCAGCGTCGCGCAGATCTTGTCCAGGTCGTCCAGCCGTACCGTCACCGGAGTGCCGCCCCACAGGGCGGCGACCTTGCTCAGCGACGGCGTGAACCCCACCTTCGCGAACGCCGCCTGCAGGTCGACCGGCCGCCAGATGTCGCGCTTGGCGGCCGCCCAGCGCAGATTCCAC
The DNA window shown above is from Streptomyces sp. NBC_01451 and carries:
- a CDS encoding helix-turn-helix domain-containing protein; amino-acid sequence: MKWNLRWAAAKRDIWRPVDLQAAFAKVGFTPSLSKVAALWGGTPVTVRLDDLDKICATLGCTVADLMEAEPVAAAGGQEEQERAVGDEEGPVRPVPRRDGPRRLRPPN